The following are from one region of the Ornithorhynchus anatinus isolate Pmale09 chromosome X1, mOrnAna1.pri.v4, whole genome shotgun sequence genome:
- the VGLL4 gene encoding transcription cofactor vestigial-like protein 4 isoform X3, protein MIKVRTKTANGDCRKDHRERSRSPIERAAAPTVSLHTNHIYTSIPSLTMEQPLALTKNNLDASRTVGISPTLTSVERQQNRPSVITCASASNRNCNLSHCPIAHSGCASAMPAHYRRPPSTTTACDPVVEEHFRRSLGKNYKEPEPVANSVSITGSVDDHFAKALGDTWLQIKAAKDGASSSPESASRRGQSSSPSSHMVNHNHSPSVVS, encoded by the exons AACCAAGACTGCAAATGGGGATTGCCGAAAAGACCATCGGGAGAGGAGCCGCAGCCCCATTGAGCGTGCTGCTGCTCCGACCGTGAGCCTGCACACCAATCACATATACACCTCGATCCCCAGCCTGACCATGGAGCAACCCCTCGCACTGACCAAAAACAACCTGGATGCCAGCAGGACGGTGGGCATCTCCCCCACACTGACCTCTGTGGAGCGGCAGCAG AACCGCCCGTCAGTAATCACCTGCGCCTCAGCAAGCAACCGCAACTGTAACCTCTCTCACTGTCCCATTGCTCACAGCGGCTGCGCCTCAGCCATGCCAGCCCACTATCGGAGACccccaagca CTACCACTGCCTGTGATCCGGTGGTGGAGGAGCATTTCCGCAGAAGCCTTGGCAAGAACTACAAGGAGCCAGAGCCCGTGGCAAACTCTGTGTCCATCACGGGCTCAGTGGATGACCACTTTGCCAAAGCACTAGGGGATACGTGGCTGCAGATCAAGGCCGCCAAGGATGGGGCATCCAGCAGTCCGGAGTCGGCCTCCAGGAGGGGCCAGTCTTCCAGCCCCTCTTCCCACATGGTCAATCACAACCACTCCCCCTCTGTTGTCTCTTGA